A genome region from Panacibacter microcysteis includes the following:
- the rpsF gene encoding 30S ribosomal protein S6, producing MNNYELMVIFTPVLSEDEFKASQKKYTDFITENGGSITHSNPWGLKSLAYPVQKKTTGIYWVLEYSAPSSFNEKFKVQMLRDEQVMRHMITVLDKYAVEYNAKKRSGVPTGTEKVAQ from the coding sequence ATGAACAATTACGAATTGATGGTGATTTTTACCCCTGTGCTTTCTGAAGATGAATTTAAAGCGTCTCAGAAAAAATACACTGATTTCATTACTGAAAACGGTGGAAGCATTACGCACAGCAATCCCTGGGGTCTGAAATCACTGGCTTATCCTGTACAGAAAAAGACAACCGGAATTTACTGGGTCTTAGAGTACAGTGCGCCATCCAGCTTCAATGAGAAGTTTAAAGTACAAATGCTGCGTGACGAGCAGGTAATGCGTCACATGATCACTGTGCTCGATAAATACGCCGTCGAGTATAATGCTAAAAAGAGAAGTGGTGTACCTACAGGAACTGAAAAAGTTGCGCAATAA
- the rpsR gene encoding 30S ribosomal protein S18: MAKANEIKYLTAIKQEKPKKKFCRFKKYGIKYIDYKDVEFLKKFINEQGKILPRRLTGNSLKYQRKVSDAIKKARQMALLPYVTDLLK; the protein is encoded by the coding sequence ATGGCAAAGGCAAACGAAATAAAATACCTTACCGCGATTAAGCAGGAAAAACCTAAGAAGAAATTCTGTCGTTTTAAGAAGTATGGTATTAAATACATCGATTATAAAGATGTGGAGTTCCTGAAAAAATTTATTAACGAGCAGGGTAAAATTTTACCACGCCGTTTAACCGGTAACTCACTCAAATATCAGCGTAAAGTATCTGATGCTATTAAAAAAGCACGCCAGATGGCGTTACTGCCTTACGTAACAGATCTGTTGAAATAG